The genome window GAAAATCTCCTAAAAATGATTACCCACCTCAGAGTAATTCTTCCTACAATAAAAAACGTGGTCGAGGTAATAATATTCCCTATGAAAATGACTGGGATGAGGAGGACGATGAGTGGTTTTAGAACAGCGCAAAAGTTCTCTCAGATAAATAAATATGCAAAATCGTAATTATTACGCGATATTAGGAGTTCCTAGCAACGCAACTCAGGAAGAAATAAAAAAAGCCTTTCGGAAATTAGCCCGTCAATATCATCCTGATGTAAATCCTGATGATCAATCAGCAGAAGAAAAATTTAAGAATATTAACGAAGCTTATGACGTTTTACACGATGAGGAAAAAAGAAAAGCCTATGATAGTCAACAAAAACTAAATACTCGTTTATGGAATAAAAATGGCGCAAAAAGAACTCCATCTAATCCCGTAGCAGAAAAGATTAGAGAAAGAGCCACCTATTTTAATAAAACACAAGAAAGACCAACAGAACGAGTTAGAAGTCAAACAACAGCAGCTTATCGCCCAGGAACAACCAAAACCGTTAAAAGCGTTTCCTCAGCCCCAAAACCAAAGAATATAGAAGCGAGATTGACTTTACCCCTAGAAAAAGCCTATACAGGAGGAAAAGAAAGAATACGTCTCGAAGATGGGCGATCGCTAGAAATCGAAATGCCACCAGGTATGTTCGATGGTCAAAAAATCAGACTTAAAAATCAAGGTATCAATGGAGGAGATTTATACCTAGAGATTACTATCTCTCCCCATCGTCTTTTTACCCTAGAAGATTACGATATTTATTGTCAAATACCTATCACCCCAGCAGAAGCAGTGATAGGATGCGCGATCGAAGTTCCTACCATTGATGGACTCGTCAAAATGAATGTACCCAAAGGAGTACAATCAGGACAACGTTTACGTCTAGCCAATAAAGGTTATCTAGATCGTCAGGGAAATCGAGGTGATCAACTCGTGGAGATTAAAATAGTTATACCCAAAGAAATTAGCGAGGAACAATTAAAACTATATCAACAGTTGAGAGAGATAGAAACCTTTAATCCACGTAAACACTTATTCAACTAAACAAATGACAGCTTCTCCCTTTGACCGTAAAATGATGCAACGAGCTTTAGAATTAGCCCGTTTAGGTTGGGGTAAAACTAGTCCTAACCCCATGGTAGGTGCGGTTATCGTCCAAGGTGAACAGATTGTCGGTGAAGGTTATCATCCTGCGTTAGGTCAACCCCACGCCGAAGTGTTTGCTCTCAAAGCAGCCCAGGAAGCAGCACAAGGAGCAACTATGTACGTTACCCTAGAGCCTTGTAACCACTACGGACGCACCCCACCCTGTACAGAAGCTGTCATTCAACATGGTATTGCTAAAGTAGTCGTAGGTATGGTTGATCCAGATCCTCGGGTTTCAGGTACGGGTATTCAACGTCTAGTTGAAGCAGGAATAGAAGTAGTAGTTGGGGTAGAAACTCCAGCTTGTCAACAGTTAAACGAGGCTTTTATTCATCGTGTTACTCAATGTAACCCCTTTGGTATCTTAAAATACGCTATGACCCTAGATGGTAAAATAGCCACCTCAACGGGTAATAGCGCTTGGATAACAGCAAAAGATTCCCGAGAATTCGTCTATCATATTCGCGCGGGAGTAGATGGAATTATTA of Gloeocapsa sp. DLM2.Bin57 contains these proteins:
- a CDS encoding J domain-containing protein, producing the protein MQNRNYYAILGVPSNATQEEIKKAFRKLARQYHPDVNPDDQSAEEKFKNINEAYDVLHDEEKRKAYDSQQKLNTRLWNKNGAKRTPSNPVAEKIRERATYFNKTQERPTERVRSQTTAAYRPGTTKTVKSVSSAPKPKNIEARLTLPLEKAYTGGKERIRLEDGRSLEIEMPPGMFDGQKIRLKNQGINGGDLYLEITISPHRLFTLEDYDIYCQIPITPAEAVIGCAIEVPTIDGLVKMNVPKGVQSGQRLRLANKGYLDRQGNRGDQLVEIKIVIPKEISEEQLKLYQQLREIETFNPRKHLFN
- the ribD gene encoding bifunctional diaminohydroxyphosphoribosylaminopyrimidine deaminase/5-amino-6-(5-phosphoribosylamino)uracil reductase RibD gives rise to the protein MTASPFDRKMMQRALELARLGWGKTSPNPMVGAVIVQGEQIVGEGYHPALGQPHAEVFALKAAQEAAQGATMYVTLEPCNHYGRTPPCTEAVIQHGIAKVVVGMVDPDPRVSGTGIQRLVEAGIEVVVGVETPACQQLNEAFIHRVTQCNPFGILKYAMTLDGKIATSTGNSAWITAKDSREFVYHIRAGVDGIIIGGNTLRRDNPHLTTHGISDRNPLRIVMSRSLDLPREANLWDIKNAPTLIFTERGANPDLKAHLLQKGIEIVELDSLQPLTVLQYLSKRDFSSVLWECGQKLAAAAINTGAVQKVMAFIAPKIIGGESAPSPVGDLGLLEMNKALNLNQVTLRQFKDDFLIQGYF